In Nicotiana tabacum cultivar K326 chromosome 11, ASM71507v2, whole genome shotgun sequence, a single window of DNA contains:
- the LOC107776508 gene encoding uncharacterized protein LOC107776508 translates to MKPRTNVGPRSQRSKGVQNEGPNWVIIAGSALLSTLSVRLGYKLKQVLDSRQQNKTASSLKGNEKSPEGRKLGNGHLQSSTYYFAQDDDGCYNCNTGAGGLGVIKQQQCNGSEPEMVLPLVTVPAIEFNKENGGPWSSSPDRLELPQKPFHHSNSSESPCVSESGSDIYSKREVIQKLRLQLKRRDETILEMQEQIVELQGSLNSQLSHSAHLQSLLDAANRDLFDSEREIQRLRKAIADHCVGQVGSCDKSPTVPVWPAEVRYGHMNGHTNGHLEIDRNSDTSEKGRGGDGERFEMLKREKDELKEVIEGKDYLIKSYKEQTAELSIKVKELQQRLDAQLPNIL, encoded by the exons ATGAAACCAAGAACTAATGTGGGGCCAAGGTCCCAGAGGTCCAAAGGTGTTCAGAATGAGGGGCCAAACTGGGTCATAATTGCAGGTAGTGCATTATTAAGTACATTATCTGTCCGCTTAGGCTACAAGCTGAAGCAGGTGCTTGACTCGAGACAACAGAACAAGACTGCCAGCAGTTTAAAAG GAAACGAAAAATCTCCTGAAGGAAGGAAGTTAGGAAACGGTCATTTGCAGTCAAGTACTTATTATTTTGCTCAAGATGATGATGGCTGCTACAATTGCAATACAG GAGCTGGAGGATTGGGGGTTATAAAGCAGCAGCAGTGTAATGGGTCTGAGCCTGAAATGGTGCTCCCTCTTGTGACTGTTCCTGCCATCGAATTCAATAAAGAGAATGGTGGGCCTTGGTCAAGCTCTCCTGATCGTCTTGAACTGCCACAGAAACCATTTCATCACTCAAACAGCTCCGAGTCGCCATGCGTATCAGAATCTGGTTCTGACATATACAGTAAGCGAGAAGTGATACAAAAGCTGAGACTACAGTTAAAGAGAAGGGACGAAACAATATTAGAGATGCAGGAGCAGATTGTAGAGTTGCAGGGTTCTCTCAATAGTCAGCTGTCGCATTCTGCCCATCTGCAGTCGTTGCTGGACGCTGCAAACAGGGATCTGTTTGATTCGGAGAGAGAGATACAGAGGCTGAGGAAAGCAATTGCAGATCATTGCGTTGGACAAGTTGGTTCTTGCGATAAGTCCCCAACAGTACCTGTATGGCCAGCTGAAGTCCGATATGGTCATATGAACGGTCACACAAATGGTCACCTGGAAATTGATAGAAATTCGGATACCTCAGAGAAGGGAAGAGGAGGAGATGGGGAAAGGTTCGAAATGCTGAAGCGCGAAAAGGATGAGTTAAAAGAAGTGATTGAAGGGAAGGATTATCTAATCAAGAGCTACAAGGAGCAAACTGCTGAGTTATCAATCAAGGTGAAGGAACTGCAGCAGAGATTGGATGCTCAGCTCCCAAATATTTTGTAG